CCCTAAGAAGAGGATGAACGGGCTCATCCATGTATCTCTCGTGCTTACGGGGCAGGCCACCTCTCCCATGTATCCCGACTCGTTCAGCACTTCCACTAATACGGTCTTGTTGAGGTCAGAAAATGATGTGGAAGCCAGCCAGGATAAGGCGTCAGCCCGCCTATTCTGGGAACGGGGgattttttgaatttcaaatgacTCGAAGTATGCGGTGAGTTGGTGAACCTTAGAGAGATATCGTTGCATGGTCTCATCCTTGGCCTCATATTCACCAAGGACTTGGCATACTACGAGTTGGGAGTCGCTGCGGACGTGGATCCGCTGTGCACCGAGCCTACGGGCTAGCTGGAGTACCGCGATCAAGGCTTCATATTCGGCTTCATTGTTGGTGGCCGGGAAGTCAAAACGGAGGGCATACGAACATACTTCTCCCTGGGGGCCCACCAGGAGCAGTCCGGCTCCACTGCCATCCCCGTTAGAGGATCCGTCTACGTATAACATCCACAAGTGTGGGGTGGACACTTCGACGACGGCGGAGGTGGATACTCGACCCTCCGTGAAGGTGAGCTCGGTCAAGAAGTCGGCTAAGGCTTGAGCCTTTATGGCGGTGCGTGGCTCATACGACAGGTCGTACTACCCCAATTCGACAGCCCACTTCGTGAGGGGGTCGGAAGCCTCTGGCCGGACCAGTATCTGCCGAAGTGGTTGGTCTGTCCTGACGGAGATAGGATGAGCTAGGAGTAGGGTTTCAATCGCCGGGCGGCGTGGACCAATTCTAGCACGAGTTTCTCCACCTGGGTATACCGAGTCTCTGGCCCACGGAGAGTTCGGCTGACATAGTAGACCGGCACTTGGGTGTCCTCATCTCGGATGAGCACAGCACTGACAGCTTCGTCGGCGGCGGAGAGGTAGAGGTACAGCTTTTCTTCGGGCCGAGGTGAAGCGAGGGTAGGCAAAAGATGCAAATATTGTTTCAATTTGTTCAAGGCAGCCTGGTACTCTTCGGTCCAGGCAAACTGATCAGCCTTCTTTAGCACCTTAAAGAAGGGCAAGGCTTTCTCAGCAGATTGGGACAGGAAGCGGTTCAGCGCGGCCAGGCGCCCATTCAGCCTCTGGACTTCTCGGAGGTTCCGAGGCGGGGACATGTCTTGAATGACCTTGACCTTATCGGGGTTGGCCTCGATTCCCCGGTGGGAAACCAGATACCCCAAGAATTTTCCTGAGGTGACACCGAAGACGCACTTCTTGGGATTTAACTTCATCCTCGAGTCCCGCAGAACGCCGAAAACCTCCCTTAAATCTGATAAGAAGACCGAAGTGGTCAAACTTTTGACGAGAATATCGTCCACATAAGCTTCCACATTTCGGCCGATCTGATCCTTGAAGAGGCGGTTGATCAACCTTTGATAGGTCGTGCCGGCATTTTTTAAACCGAATGGCATGGTGGTATAGCAGTAGACACCTTGGTCGGTGTAGAACGCTGTCTTCTCTTGGTCCTCCTAACTCATTCCTATTTGATGGTAGCCTTTGAAGGCATCTAGGAAGCAGAGGATCTCATGTCCCATGGCCGAGTCGACAAGGGCGTCAATCCTCGGCAGAGGGTAGCAATCTTTGGGGCAGGCCTTGTTAAGGTCGGTGAAGTCGACACACATCCTTCATCCACCGGTATCCTTTTTGACCATGACAGGGTTGGAAAGTCAGGTGGGGTACTGGACCTCATGGATCATCTTGGCGGGCAAGAGCTTGTCGACCTCGTCGGATATGGCCTTGCTGCGTTCGGGGCCGAAGTGCCTACGTTTCTGTCTCACAGGACGGGCCTGTGGGTTAACGTTCAGCTGGTGAATCATGAGCTCAGGTGGCACCCCGACCACTTCATCAGCGGACCACGCGAAGATGTCCCGGTGGTCCTTTATCAAGTGAATCATCTCTTCCCTCAGAGGCGAAGGGAGTCCGGCCCCACTTGGACCATTTGGTCGGGTCTCGTCTCATCCAAGACCACCTGCTCCACCTCATCCCCAGGTTCAAGCCTGCCAGGCTCCCCTGCCTTCTGGGGATTGATGCTGTCTATGGAGAGGACGGCTGGCCTCTTCTCCTCGGCCCTTGATGCAGTCCGGGGTGTGACCGCGGACTGGATGGTGGCGAGGTAGCATTCTCGAGCGGCGTTCACATCGCTGCTCACCTCGACCACCCCCGCAGGAGTCGGGAACTTGAAGCTAAGGTGGTAGGTAGAGTACACAGCTCTCAAGGCGTTGAGCGTGGGCCGGCCTATCAACATGTTGTAAGGGGAGTCTGCTTTGACGACCGCAAAGTTAGCAGGTACAGTTCGGCAGCAGGGATGACGTCCGATAGTCACAATCAGAGACACCATACCTTCCGGGTGGACTACGTGTCCCCCGAAGCCAACGAGTGGAGTTCTGACCGGAGTGAGTTGCTCCCTggtcagtttcaaactttcaAAAGTTCGGTAGTACAAAGACGTCTACCGAGCTTCCGGGGTCAACATAGACTTTTTTGACTATGTAGTTGTTGGTGAGaacttcaatcacaagagtttCGTGATTGCTGGAGGCGACCGGGACTGGGTCAGTGGGACCATAGGTGATGACCTCGGACAACCGGGAGCTCGGCTCGGCCACCTCCATCCCGGCCTGACGGTAGGTCCGCTTTCGGGAGTTCTGGCTGTCTCCCCCCGTTGGCCCTCCCGCGATCGTGTTGATCACCCCGGTGATGTTGGGGCCGTAGCCCGGTGATCCGTCGCGTGGAGGCCGCTTGTCCTCCCTACGGTCCTCGGGGTCTCGGCAATTCATGTTCGTGTCCCGCCTGTCTTCTCGGCGGGGGCCCCGACTCTCCCGGTGGGAGACGCTTCGATTGAAGCCTCCGTCTTTGCGGACGAATTGCTTTAGGTAACCCTGCCGGATCAAGTTCTCGATCTCCCGTTTCAGGTCGTTGCAGTCCTCAGTCTCGTGCCCGACATCCCGGTGGTAGGCGCAATAGAGGTTTGAGTTCCTCTTATCTTTTCTCCCCGAAATTTCAGAAGAGGTTCGACCGAGGTGATTCTGCCTCATCACAGCTAGGACATGGGTCCGGCTGGAGTTGAGTGGTGTAAGCTCGGCGTCCGAGGTGGACGACCTTCCTTTTACGATCCGGTCGAAGACACTTCGGCGGTCTCGGAATTGGCTCGACGAGCCGCTGGGGCCTTGTTCAGCCCGGCCGGCATCCTTTTTCCTCCGGGAATCTTGCCCGGTACGAGTGGCTTGAGCCTCCAGCTTCATGCGGTTTAGGTCTTCACTTCGGATTCCCTGATCTACTCGATCCCAGAGTTCTCGAAGTGTGCGGGGGTAATCACGATGTATCTCAGTATTGAAAATTCCTGCGACCAGCCCATTGGTGAAGGCAGCTATGGTTACCTGCTCATTCTGATCAGGTATCTGCACATTCTCCTCATTGAACCTCTGCACGTACGAGCGCAATGACTCACCGGGAGTCTGCTGCAGGTTCAAGAGGTAGGCCGAAGTCTTCGTAATCGGACGAAATAATACAAAGCGGTGGATGAACCGATTTATCAACTCATCTAGTGAGGAGATGCTCCTCGGTTCTAAGCCCCAGAACCATTTTCGGGCTGTCCCCTGCAGGAAAATGGGAAAAGCTCGGCAAATTACGGCGTCGGGGACGCAGTAGAGCCGAAATGCGGAGAGGAAGGCACGGAGGTGATTCTCGGGGTCATCTCGGCCATCGTAGGAACGTAGGGCGGGAAGTTTGAAATTTGGGGGGACCATCTCCCCATTGATGTCGTCCGTGAAGGGCGGAGCCCTCAGATATTCGGCTGCTAAGCCTCCGGGTCGCCGAGGCGGGTCCTCAGCTCGTTTTCCCAGAAGACCCCGGGAAAACGCCCGGAAAATGGAGGCAATTTTAGATGTCACCTTGGAAGAGGCGCGCCTGGAAGTGCTCCAAGAGAGGTGCCCCTCATCGGAGTCTTCGCCGGAAGGTATTTCAGGGGACTTCGTCGGTCTCCTCTTGGAGGATTTAGCTTTTTCCTTCCCCTGCCTCTTGAAGTACCTCCCCAGTTCTTCGAAGATGTTTGGGTTATCAGCCACGAACTCGGCCATCTTGGCGATGGCGTCTTCATTGTTGGGCTGGGTCCTTGGGGACCCTTGTTCTTCAGAAATACAATCTTGCTGGGCTCCCGACGTTTGCCCAGCCCCGGTCGAGGGGACTCTTCCACTTCTGGAGCGCGTGGATCTCATTTTAGCAGTAAtctcgttcccacagacggtgccaattgaagaggtgatttttggtgggtaGTTGAACCGACCGGAATCAGTCTCTTCTGAGGTGAGGTGAGGTGTATCTGCTTATCCGAAGTGagtggcggggcttctcccctgggatcactccgacgatcaagttagtatgagaacgagagAAAAGCAATAGTATTGCCAAATGAACAGTGTGCTTACTTGTTGGGTGTATGTGAGAGATATTTATAGAGCGGGAATGGATGGCAGGACAGAGGGCTCATGCTAGTGGGACCCATGTTCTGCCATTACGGCTCTGTTCCTTGCCAGGAGGTCTGACTCTGATACTGTAGCCGCCTGGACAGGGTGACGGGGAGTCTTGTGTAGCAGCCATTAAAAGTATCAGTGCTTTTTAGATAAAGCACTGGTCTCTGATGCTGTCAGGTGGTGtgacatcatcagcgtgcagcTAAAGTGGAAGTCTGAGGTGCAGAGGTCGTCTAGGCAGTAGACCAGGGGTCATACTCAGGACAAGACTGCGCTTGTGTGAGGGAAGAAGTGAAATCACCTCGGCCCCTCAGGGACggccgaggtgagcatcctcaTCTCCTATCCAAATGCACTTGctgtattttttgaaaaaattactatagtaatttttgtgatgtgattCATGGAGATAAAAAAagttaagaatataaaaaaatgaataaaaaatgtatttatgatacaaacaaaacaatatttgaaataatatgTGTATCCAAAATGTTCTAACCAAACATATTTATATACTtcttaattaaaaaaatcataCTCCTTAtatctcaaaattcattccTTTATATCTCATGAAAGCTACACAAACAAACATACACAACGTGCATAAACTAATTTTAAAAGAGTTATCTAAATCTGCGTTTACTACTTCATGTCTCAAAAGCTTGTTTACCTAATAAACTAATTCATCCATGAAAACAATATCATTGATTAGATCACCAAATCCAAGCACTCTTTAATATGGTGGATAAATCATCATATATATTTCTAATGGAATGTGATAAGATCTCAATAActagaaaaagtagttaatctTCGCAAAATttagaattttttaaatattccaTAACCTTCCTTATTGTTACTAATTACTATTCAATTTTTCTAACACATTTGATGGAAGCTCCCAAGCGTTGCACTCTTTTTGGACAAATAACTATTAAAACATAttcaaatttgagatttttggcGTTACAATTTTCTCTAAATTGTCTTTTTTATCTTTAAATGACGCAATCATGCATTTAAAGATAACGCGTATCTACACTattcaacattttaaacatAATGCAAGTCTACACTACTCAGCATTTGATGATGATGCAAGCATGCATTTAAAGATAACGCGTATCTATACTACCCAACATTTTCGACTCAAATAGTGCACTTTACATTTCAATCTATATTGTCTTTAATgattcaaaataacttaatgtACGTTACACTTCAATCTATATTATCTTTTACAATTCAAATAATTTAATGTATGTCGCACTTCAATCTATCTTATCTTTTGCGATTCAACATAACCTAATGTACATTACATTTCAATTTATATTGTTttggaaaaatcattcaaaacatcacttatattttgtaaaatgactttttccttacttcacttttaaaagtgtaattttatgtcaattacAAATTCATATTAGTCAAATTTGATTCCTATCTAGGTTTTTTACTAGTGTTTAATTGGAATTCACCACGTGtcttgcacgtgatcatttttgagGGGCAAAATTGATAAATAATATTTCACATAATCCGATTCATGGTActtaaatttcacaaaaatgaattttttgtccctcacatttcataaaatgaatttttttatccctcattaATCATGTATACGAATAGCTTTTTTTaactcatgtatatatttatttgatttcacctaaacaata
This portion of the Coffea arabica cultivar ET-39 chromosome 2e, Coffea Arabica ET-39 HiFi, whole genome shotgun sequence genome encodes:
- the LOC113728864 gene encoding uncharacterized protein — translated: MAEFVADNPNIFEELGRYFKRQGKEKAKSSKRRPTKSPEIPSGEDSDEGHLSWSTSRRASSKVTSKIASIFRAFSRGLLGKRAEDPPRRPGGLAAEYLRAPPFTDDINGEMVPPNFKLPALRSYDGRDDPENHLRAFLSAFRLYCVPDAVICRAFPIFLQGTARKWFWGLEPRSISSLDELINRFIHRFVLFRPITKTSAYLLNLQQTPGESLRSYVQRFNEENVQIPDQNEQVTIAAFTNGLVAGIFNTEIHRDYPRTLRELWDRVDQGIRSEDLNRMKLEAQATRTGQDSRRKKDAGRAEQGPSGSSSQFRDRRSVFDRIVKGRSSTSDAELTPLNSSRTHVLAVMRQNHLGRTSSEISGRKDKRNSNLYCAYHRDVGHETEDCNDLKREIENLIRQGYLKQFVRKDGGFNRSVSHRESRGPRREDRRDTNMNCRDPEDRREDKRPPRDGSPGYGPNITGVINTIAGGPTGGDSQNSRKRTYRQAGMEVAEPSSRLSEVITYGPTDPVPVASSNHETLVIEVLTNNYIVKKVYVDPGSSVDVFVLPNF